In Bombus pyrosoma isolate SC7728 linkage group LG2, ASM1482585v1, whole genome shotgun sequence, a genomic segment contains:
- the LOC122572765 gene encoding uncharacterized protein LOC122572765 codes for MIESITLEVRPRLQICNVFIHLNKKVNSTGVAIKLSKESIKITIKNNTIIFLTKSVKLMPDSLSTLDIRNNWICFRVQTISDPAFGPFKTQIITNPVFNVNSLKDSFKTTELFNTGKCHIMCASCKNILSKDMCIKRILPLPDMNYDSSEWFCCKHNHSNTRYNLVPSESDIFYGSLSFIIRASLFNHNLKIDENIAICNRCLQYLGKIITDNTLKLWNCAVDYNLLSNSQTKTATDPFNDFLLAIKTSMTGMFGEEIILQCFVGKEIHSLILKPMDWHLNLMIEPKEMSDDNIVTLQRVSVVKVLYKYETSKNIIDSVNKSYCEVSFSVIRAGLEHLITSTKRFPQLHRTTTDCYIGHICLENFTDNT; via the coding sequence attcatttaaataaaaaagtaaattcaaCAGGAGTTGCAATAAAGCTTTCaaaagaaagtataaaaataactataaaaaataatacaataatatttttaacaaaatctgTAAAGTTAATGCCAGATTCATTATCAACATTAGATATTAGAAACAATTGGATTTGTTTCCGTGTACAAACAATATCTGATCCTGCATTTGGACCTTTTAAAACGCAAATAATTACCAATCCAGTATTCAATGTTAATTCTTTGAAAGATTCTTTTAAAACTACTGAGTTATTTAATACCGGTAAATGTCATATAATGTGTGCTTCTTGCAAAAACATTCTTTCTAAAGACATGTGTATTAAAAGGATTTTACCTCTACCAGATATGAATTATGATTCAAGCGAATGGTTTTGTTGTAAACATAATCATAGTAATACTAGGTATAATTTGGTTCCATCAGAGTCTGATATTTTCTATGGGTCACTTTCCTTCATCATTCGCGCAAGTTTATTTAATCACAACTTaaaaatagatgaaaatattGCGATTTGTAACAGatgtttacaatatttaggaaaaattattacagatAATACACTTAAATTATGGAATTGTGCTGTggattacaatttattaagtaACTCACAAACTAAGACTGCAACAGACCCctttaatgattttttactTGCTATTAAAACTTCAATGACTGGTATGTTTggtgaagaaataattttgcaatgcTTTGtaggaaaagaaattcactCTCTCATTTTAAAACCGATGGATTGGCACTTAAATTTAATGATTGAACCTAAGGAAATGTCAGATGATAATATTGTAACTTTGCAAAGAGTATCAGTTGtcaaagtattatataaatatgaaacaagcaaaaatattattgattcTGTAAATAAATCGTATTGTGAAGTTAGTTTTTCAGTAATAAGAGCAGGTTTGGAACATTTAATAACATCAACAAAACGATTTCCACAGCTTCATAGAACTACAACTGATTGTTATATCGGACATATATGCCTAGAAAATTTTACAGACaatacttaa
- the LOC122572758 gene encoding oxysterol-binding protein-related protein 9 isoform X1, producing MHTHTLINNNEQQITMSTMEGSLSKWTNVVNGWQYRWFVLDDNAGLLSYYTSKEKMMRGARRGCVRLRGAIIGIDDEDDSTFTITTSSYKDDPKTFHFQTRNAEERERWIRALEDTILRHSHARWDPKKSPPKQDFDRKVAEADAYLQLLIDQIKLIETKQRSVATEDEEKQQKYTAILTQANAMLNSVKHTIVQLQIAKNTAIPVNGVYRGPTDSIHVSPSLSHVAVREPEATVQTGIELGSECVELRVPTLPNAVVDRDLPVPQFSYSSSDEDEDYYDAADEISPPSAMQNHISIRRRDSERSHADVSNENRKQNPLPPTKGDGSVDYDALYEEESETEMDSMESHGSVVTHLLSQVKIGMDLTKVALPTFILERRSLLEMYADYFTHPNQFVSIADMSTPKDRMVQVVRWYLCSFHAGRKSGVAKKPYNPILGEIFRCHWDIPNDAIDSSNDTKLVVGGPVPWCKENQLSFIAEQVSHHPPISAFYAEHYAKKISFGAHVWTKSKFLGLSIGVHNVGKGWVNVLQHGEEYVLTFPNGYGRSILTVPWIELGGTATIHCTQTGYHAAVEFLTKPFYGGKRNRITCQITQPGDKKPFVVINGEWSGAMEAKWADGRTEIFADVKELYTQRKLVKPVCEQEEHESRKVWRDVTVGLRINDMEKATAAKCAIEQKQRDEARNRKENNINWQTKLFKETKDGSWVYVKPLADRSHSCSNQSATT from the exons ATGCATACACATACACTCATAAATAACAACGAGCAACAAATAACAATGTCGACGATGGAAGGTTCACTTAGTAAATGGACAAATGTTGTTAATGGATGGCAATATCGTTGGTTTGTTTTAGATGATAATGCTGGTCTTCTATCGTATTATACg agtaaagaaaaaatgatgaGAGGAGCACGTAGAGGATGTGTACGTTTAAGAGGTGCTATTATAGGTATTGATGATGAGGACGATAGCACATTTACAATTACTACATCATCATACAAAGATGATccaaaaacatttcattttcaaacaaGAAATGCAGAGGAACGAGAACGTTGGATTCGTGCTTTAGAAGACACTATATTACGTCATTCACATGCT AGATGGGATCCTAAAAAATCTCCTCCGAAGCAAGACTTTGATCGCAAAGTAGCTGAAGCAGATGCTTACCTTCAATTGTTGattgatcaaataaaattaattgaaacaaaacaGAGATCTGTTGCTacagaagatgaagaaaagcAACAAAAATATACGGCAATTTTAACTCAAGCCAATGCAATGCTCAATTCAGTTAAACATACAATTGTTCAATTACAAATTGCAAAg AATACAGCAATACCTGTAAATGGAGTATATAGGGGACCCACTGATTCAATACATGTTTCGCCTTCATTATCTCATG ttgCTGTTAGAGAACCAGAAGCAACTGTACAGACTGGCATTGAATTAGGTTCTGAGTGTGTAGAACTAAGGGTACCTACATTGCCAaatg CTGTTGTGGATAGGGATCTCCCTGTACCCCAATTCTCTTATTCATCTTCGGATGAAGACGAAGATTATTATGATGCAGCAGACGAAATATCACCTCCTTCTGCAATGCAAAATCATATCAGTAT TAGAAGACGAGATAGTGAACGTTCACATGCGGATGTATCGAACGAAAATCGGAAGCAAAATCCGTTGCCACCTACAAAAGGTGATGGCTCTGTTGATTACGATG CCCTTTATGAAGAGGAAAGTGAAACAGAAA TGGATTCCATGGAATCCCATGGATCCGTAGTGACTCATCTTCTATCTCAAGTAAAAATTGGTATGGATTTAACAAAAGTAGCATTACCTACATTCATTTTGGAGCGCAGGTCGCTTCTTGAAATGTATGCAGACTATTTTACTCATCCAAATCAGTTTGTAAG cATAGCGGATATGTCTACTCCTAAAGATAGAATGGTTCAAGTAGTTCGTTGGTATTTATGCAGTTTCCATGCAGGTCGTAAATCAGGGGTAGCTAAGAAACCATATAATCCAATATTAGGTGAAATTTTTAGATGTCATTGGGATATTCCTAATGATGCTATAGATAGTTCTAATGATACAAAACTAGTTGTTGGAGGTCCTGTACCTTGGTGCAAAGAAAATCAGCTTTCATTTATTGCTGAACAAGTTTCTCATCATCCTCCCA TAAGTGCATTTTATGCTGAACATTATGCAAAAAAGATTAGTTTTGGAGCGCACGTATGGACAAAAAGCAAATTCCTTGGACTGAGTATAGGAGTACATAATGTTGGAAAGGGTTGGGTAAATGTATTACAACATGGGGAAGAATATGTATTGACTTTCCCAAATGGTTATGGTAGATCTATTCTCACTGTACCATGGATAGAGTTAGGGGGGACTGCAACTATCCATTGTACGCAAACTGGTTACCATGCTGCTGTAGAATTTTTGACAAAACCTTTTTATGGCGGTAAGCGTAATCGAATTACATGTCAAATTACACAACCAGGAGATAAGAAACCATTTGTTGTTATAAACGGAGAATGGAGTGGTGCCATGGAAGCAAAGTGGGCTGATGGA agAACTGAAATTTTTGCGGACGTTAAAGAACTTTACACTCAAAGAAAATTAGTGAAGCCAGTGTGTGAACAAGAAGAACACGAATCACGAAAAGTTTGGCGGGATGTAACTGTTGGATTAAGGATTAACGACATGGAAAAGGCAACAGCTGCTAAATGTGCGATCGAACAAAAACAACGAGATGAAGCAcgtaatagaaaagaaaacaatattaattgGCAAACTAag TTGTTCAAAGAAACTAAAGATGGTAGTTGGGTCTATGTAAAACCACTTGCAGACAGATCACATTCTTGTTCCAATCAAAGTGCTACaacataa
- the LOC122572758 gene encoding oxysterol-binding protein-related protein 9 isoform X2, translated as MHTHTLINNNEQQITMSTMEGSLSKWTNVVNGWQYRWFVLDDNAGLLSYYTSKEKMMRGARRGCVRLRGAIIGIDDEDDSTFTITTSSYKDDPKTFHFQTRNAEERERWIRALEDTILRHSHARWDPKKSPPKQDFDRKVAEADAYLQLLIDQIKLIETKQRSVATEDEEKQQKYTAILTQANAMLNSVKHTIVQLQIAKNTAIPVNGVYRGPTDSIHVSPSLSHVAVREPEATVQTGIELGSECVELRVPTLPNAVVDRDLPVPQFSYSSSDEDEDYYDAADEISPPSAMQNHISIRRDSERSHADVSNENRKQNPLPPTKGDGSVDYDALYEEESETEMDSMESHGSVVTHLLSQVKIGMDLTKVALPTFILERRSLLEMYADYFTHPNQFVSIADMSTPKDRMVQVVRWYLCSFHAGRKSGVAKKPYNPILGEIFRCHWDIPNDAIDSSNDTKLVVGGPVPWCKENQLSFIAEQVSHHPPISAFYAEHYAKKISFGAHVWTKSKFLGLSIGVHNVGKGWVNVLQHGEEYVLTFPNGYGRSILTVPWIELGGTATIHCTQTGYHAAVEFLTKPFYGGKRNRITCQITQPGDKKPFVVINGEWSGAMEAKWADGRTEIFADVKELYTQRKLVKPVCEQEEHESRKVWRDVTVGLRINDMEKATAAKCAIEQKQRDEARNRKENNINWQTKLFKETKDGSWVYVKPLADRSHSCSNQSATT; from the exons ATGCATACACATACACTCATAAATAACAACGAGCAACAAATAACAATGTCGACGATGGAAGGTTCACTTAGTAAATGGACAAATGTTGTTAATGGATGGCAATATCGTTGGTTTGTTTTAGATGATAATGCTGGTCTTCTATCGTATTATACg agtaaagaaaaaatgatgaGAGGAGCACGTAGAGGATGTGTACGTTTAAGAGGTGCTATTATAGGTATTGATGATGAGGACGATAGCACATTTACAATTACTACATCATCATACAAAGATGATccaaaaacatttcattttcaaacaaGAAATGCAGAGGAACGAGAACGTTGGATTCGTGCTTTAGAAGACACTATATTACGTCATTCACATGCT AGATGGGATCCTAAAAAATCTCCTCCGAAGCAAGACTTTGATCGCAAAGTAGCTGAAGCAGATGCTTACCTTCAATTGTTGattgatcaaataaaattaattgaaacaaaacaGAGATCTGTTGCTacagaagatgaagaaaagcAACAAAAATATACGGCAATTTTAACTCAAGCCAATGCAATGCTCAATTCAGTTAAACATACAATTGTTCAATTACAAATTGCAAAg AATACAGCAATACCTGTAAATGGAGTATATAGGGGACCCACTGATTCAATACATGTTTCGCCTTCATTATCTCATG ttgCTGTTAGAGAACCAGAAGCAACTGTACAGACTGGCATTGAATTAGGTTCTGAGTGTGTAGAACTAAGGGTACCTACATTGCCAaatg CTGTTGTGGATAGGGATCTCCCTGTACCCCAATTCTCTTATTCATCTTCGGATGAAGACGAAGATTATTATGATGCAGCAGACGAAATATCACCTCCTTCTGCAATGCAAAATCATATCAGTAT AAGACGAGATAGTGAACGTTCACATGCGGATGTATCGAACGAAAATCGGAAGCAAAATCCGTTGCCACCTACAAAAGGTGATGGCTCTGTTGATTACGATG CCCTTTATGAAGAGGAAAGTGAAACAGAAA TGGATTCCATGGAATCCCATGGATCCGTAGTGACTCATCTTCTATCTCAAGTAAAAATTGGTATGGATTTAACAAAAGTAGCATTACCTACATTCATTTTGGAGCGCAGGTCGCTTCTTGAAATGTATGCAGACTATTTTACTCATCCAAATCAGTTTGTAAG cATAGCGGATATGTCTACTCCTAAAGATAGAATGGTTCAAGTAGTTCGTTGGTATTTATGCAGTTTCCATGCAGGTCGTAAATCAGGGGTAGCTAAGAAACCATATAATCCAATATTAGGTGAAATTTTTAGATGTCATTGGGATATTCCTAATGATGCTATAGATAGTTCTAATGATACAAAACTAGTTGTTGGAGGTCCTGTACCTTGGTGCAAAGAAAATCAGCTTTCATTTATTGCTGAACAAGTTTCTCATCATCCTCCCA TAAGTGCATTTTATGCTGAACATTATGCAAAAAAGATTAGTTTTGGAGCGCACGTATGGACAAAAAGCAAATTCCTTGGACTGAGTATAGGAGTACATAATGTTGGAAAGGGTTGGGTAAATGTATTACAACATGGGGAAGAATATGTATTGACTTTCCCAAATGGTTATGGTAGATCTATTCTCACTGTACCATGGATAGAGTTAGGGGGGACTGCAACTATCCATTGTACGCAAACTGGTTACCATGCTGCTGTAGAATTTTTGACAAAACCTTTTTATGGCGGTAAGCGTAATCGAATTACATGTCAAATTACACAACCAGGAGATAAGAAACCATTTGTTGTTATAAACGGAGAATGGAGTGGTGCCATGGAAGCAAAGTGGGCTGATGGA agAACTGAAATTTTTGCGGACGTTAAAGAACTTTACACTCAAAGAAAATTAGTGAAGCCAGTGTGTGAACAAGAAGAACACGAATCACGAAAAGTTTGGCGGGATGTAACTGTTGGATTAAGGATTAACGACATGGAAAAGGCAACAGCTGCTAAATGTGCGATCGAACAAAAACAACGAGATGAAGCAcgtaatagaaaagaaaacaatattaattgGCAAACTAag TTGTTCAAAGAAACTAAAGATGGTAGTTGGGTCTATGTAAAACCACTTGCAGACAGATCACATTCTTGTTCCAATCAAAGTGCTACaacataa
- the LOC122572781 gene encoding protein sarah, translated as MEKKHGSNIVEEEELEESENIIINEVDGLPNLHPNYQQLELEFDVEKNRSDTNTRTIEDLVHDEDLPTSVIVTNVDPRVFKDDELKQEIQNLFKQFGEDATFQYFRSFRRMRVNYSSPSAAANARIQLHQAHFGETDINCYFAQPVTPIDVEDQHLHPPALTKQFLISPPASPPIGWQPREEGEPLVNHDLLAAIANLSAGGSHELHPGGSGQPGIVVHVCETTNPMKNVPRIQHTRCPEHS; from the exons ATGGAGAAGAAACATGGTTCTAATATAGTGGAAGAGGAAGAATTAGaagaatctgaaaatataattataaatgaagtTGATGGATTACCAAATTTACATCCTAATTATCAACAATTGGAATTAGAATTTGATGTAGAAAAAAATCGTTCTGATACAAATACAAGGACTATTGAAGATTTAGTACATGATGAAGATTTACCAACATCAGTTATTGTAACTAATGTAGATCCCAGAGTTTTTAAAGATGATGAATTAAAg CAAGAAATACAGAATCTCTTCAAACAGTTTGGGGAAGATGctacatttcaatattttagatCATTTAGAAGAATGAGAGTGAATTATAGTTCTCCAAGTGCAGCGGCAAATGCCAGAATACAATTACACCAAGCTCATTTTGGTGAGACAGATATCAACTGTTATTTTGCACAACCTGTCACCCCAATAg atGTAGAAGATCAACACCTTCACCCACCAGCATTAACAAAACAGTTCCTAATTTCACCACCTGCTTCACCACCTATTGGATGGCAGCCTAGAGAGGAAGGCGAACCTTTAGTTAATCATGACTTATTGGCAGCTATAGCAAATTTATCTGCAG GAGGCAGTCATGAATTACATCCTGGTGGTTCAGGACAACCTGGCATAGTTGTACATGTTTGTGAAACAACAAATCCTATGAAAAATGTTCCACGTATTCAACATACACGTTGTCCAGAACATTCATAA